Proteins from one Juglans microcarpa x Juglans regia isolate MS1-56 chromosome 6S, Jm3101_v1.0, whole genome shotgun sequence genomic window:
- the LOC121237037 gene encoding E3 ubiquitin-protein ligase BOI-like → MAVQAQYPSNVLLLNRNGKEGHDYSLQTQPGGFLDQSHMLLINNGVGANNNPRKRAREVAQSTGVSSSPHINPMFSLQSQPSQLIDVSQLHNNNNNIQQPNVVSTGLRLSFGEQRQQQQQHQRQQLQQQQQQQQNVCHSSSPFLSLIAEDFAAQIKQQTDEIEQFLQAQGEQLRRTLAEKRQRHYRTLLAAAEGSVARRLREKETEVEKATRRNTELEARAAQLSVEAQVWQAKAQAQEVTAATLQAQLQKAIVSGGGGGASPARDSRRMEDSLGCAVGGIEGNYVEDAGSAYIDPDRVVVSGPRCKACRKRVASVVLLPCRHMCICTECDQVAQACPLCLTLRSSSIEVYLS, encoded by the exons ATGGCCGTCCAGGCTCAATACCCTTCAAATGTTCTCCTCCTAAACAg AAACGGAAAAGAGGGACATGATTATTCATTACAGACACAACCAGGAGGGTTTCTTGATCAATCCCACATGTTACTCATCAACAATGGAg TGGGGGCTAATAATAATCCGCGCAAGAGAGCAAGAGAAGTTGCACAAAGTACTGGGGTCTCCTCATCACCTCATATCAATCCAATGTTCTCTTTGCAATCTCAACCTTCTCAGCTTATAGACGTCTCTCAGCtccacaacaacaacaacaacatccaACAGCCAAATGTCGTCTCCACCGGACTCCGTTTATCCTTCGGAGAACAAAgacagcaacaacaacaacaccaGCGACAACAATTacagcaacagcaacaacagCAACAAAACGTTTGCCACTCATCGTCTCCTTTCTTATCTCTAATAGCAGAAGACTTTGCAGCCCAAATCAAACAACAGACAGACGAAATCGAGCAATTCCTTCAAGCCCAG GGAGAGCAACTGCGGCGCACATTAGCAGAGAAGAGGCAGAGGCATTATCGTACGCTGCTGGCCGCAGCGGAGGGCTCGGTAGCCCGGAGGCTGCGGGAGAAGGAGACGGAGGTGGAAAAGGCCACACGCAGGAACACCGAGCTGGAGGCACGCGCGGCGCAACTTAGTGTGGAGGCGCAGGTTTGGCAGGCCAAGGCCCAGGCCCAGGAGGTCACGGCCGCGACTCTCCAGGCACAGCTCCAGAAGGCCATAGTAAGCGGCGGAGGAGGAGGTGCATCACCCGCACGGGATAGCAGGAGGATGGAGGACTCACTGGGGTGCGCCGTGGGTGGCATAGAGGGCAATTACGTCGAGGACGCCGGGTCGGCGTACATCGACCCGGACCGTGTCGTCGTATCGGGACCGAGATGTAAAGCGTGTCGGAAACGTGTCGCCTCGGTAGTTCTGTTGCCGTGCCGGCATATGTGCATCTGTACAGAGTGTGACCAAGTGGCTCAAGCCTGCCCTCTTTGTCTCACATTGAGAAGTTCCAGCATTGAAGTTTACCTTTCTTAA